ATGGTTCTTTTTAGCCGGGAAAAGTCCATTTTTCTCTAGTAGGTACTCTCGACTCAGCTTTGAAGCTTTACCCTCCGAGCAAACCCCACCGCATACTACCAAGTCGGCATACAAGCAGGACTCTTAAGCATAGAAACGAGTAATTATCGAGCGGTATTGAAACTACCTTTAACTTTTTATAAAAAGTTCGAGAGCTATTTTATAGCCACCTACTTCTCGAAAAGGAAGACTTTCTTCTCAGAAATCTAACGGAAGGTTGACCTGTTGAATACGTATTTTTTCCGAATTAGTAAACTCAGTTGATTAACGTTTAGTAACAAATCGAACAATCTATTTTCCCTTGATAAGTTATCTATCAAATATTGTTTGATCTAAAATTAAAAAGCACGGCTGATTATTCAGCCGTGCTTTTTAATTCATGCGTATATAGTTACTCTTCTTCACCAGAAGTAGCTGCCGTACGCGGAGCTTTATCTTTCAATGAAAGCTCATAGCCGCTAATACCCTCTTCTTCGTACGAGAATGGTTTGATTTCAAACGTATAATCATACGTAGAATAATCAAGACCCACTTTGTCAAAAATAGCTCCTAAAGCAATACCATGACCACGGCCACTTTTAGCCACGGAAAAAGCATCCGTATCGGCATCATCAGCCTTTACCAGGAAGAAAGAGCCAACGCCTCTTTTCCGTTCTTCCGTACCTACTTTGAATTTCGCAGAGCTAGGATCAGCTTCCAATAATTCAAGTACAGCAGGGGATAAAAGTAATTTCCCCTTTTTAGAAATTGAAGTAGTAACTGCTTCTTTTGATTTGGATGATTTCTTCTTTTCTTCTACATTATCAGTGGGAGAAAAGAAAAGAATTGATTTTTTTTTCATGAAGGATAAAATAATTAATTGTGCTGCTTGTGTATTGTAACGAAACAAATATCTGTTTTATGATTAAAAAATCAAATTCCTACCCGTAGATAAATTAAATTATTTCAGCAAAGGGACTTTAGGCGTTACTCGAAATAGCACTAATCGGCTAGGATTGATTTTGTATCTAACAGAATAGAGAACTCAATACAAGGGTTATTTGTTTTTCAATGACACTTTACTTTTCGAGTACCCAAGTTACGAAAAACAAAATTTGAGTAAATAGACGCAAAGACTACGGGTTCGTTTAATCATTTATTGGGCTTTAATTGAATTTTATAAAGGCAAACCTGCAGCGTAAAATTTTTTACTTTTTGTCATCCTACTCGAATAGGGATCTTTTTGCCTAAGCCTGCTCTTCAGTTATTCAGTGCTGAAAAGAAGCATTAACGTTTTGAAAAAGCCGTGGATACAAGATGATTTTTATTCCTATGAGCGGGCTGAATACGTTCGTAGAGCTTAGAAATCGGCGAAGGAATGTGATCTAGATCAAGGAAGTTCGCTTAAAATACTACAACTTGCTGACGCTGATAAAAGTAAACGGATTCCCCAAGATACGCGTGATACGCACTGGCGAAGTGTTTTTAATAAATACTGTATATCCTAAAATTGAGCTTACCCTCTTTTATTTTTATATCTACCATGAACAAACAACGTTTATTTTTCCGTAGCTGGCTTCCGATGCTGGTAATGGCGTGTTACCTGATGGCTTGCGGGGATGGCAATGATCCTAAACCAACCGAACCTGATCAGTATCTGGTACAGGCGGAGACCATAAAAACACTAACCAAAGAGGAAGTTGCCAAAGCGGTAGGGTCCAATCCCCTGTATCAGGCCCTGGTGCGTTATGGCGTGACTACCTATCGAATTACGTACAAAACGAAAGATACGGATGGGAAAGAAATTCAGGCTTCGGGGGCTTTAGTTATTCCAACCTTAGCGCAGGGGGCCAGTGGTGTACCGATGATTAGTTACCAGCATGGTACCTTATCAAGCGAATCGCAGGCTCCTTCTAACTTTGGTTCGGGGACGGATTCCCAATTAACGACCTTAATGGCTTCATTGGGCTACGTTGCTGTCGCACCGGATTATATTGGCTACGGAGCTTCAAAAGATCTGGCTCATACGTACGAACATCGGCAAGGTCTTTCCCAAGCTAGTCTTGATTTTCTGCGGGCGGCTAAGGAATATTTTGCTAAGAACAATACGACTGCCTGGGACAAACGTCTGTACTTAACCGGCTATTCCGAAGGAGGCTACGCGACGATGTCTTTGTTGAAAAAAATTGAGGAAGAAGCGAGTGGTGAGTTCACTCTACGGGCGGTTTCGGTAGGTTCAGGAGCGTATAATAAAACGGCTTTTATGAAGTCGATCATTAACGAAACCACGACTACTAAAACTGCCGGGTATAACCGTTTATACGCCTGGGTTTTATTGACCTATAATCGTATTTATGGCCTCAATCGTCCGGCTAGTTACTATTTTAAAGAGCCGTATGCTTCGCAGATTCCAGCGACGGTTAAACACGTAAGTGATTTGGGTCAATTGACAATCAATACCAATATTACGAATACGTTCACGGATGCCTTTAAGAAGGCGGTGAACGA
This portion of the Siphonobacter curvatus genome encodes:
- a CDS encoding alpha/beta hydrolase family protein, producing the protein MNKQRLFFRSWLPMLVMACYLMACGDGNDPKPTEPDQYLVQAETIKTLTKEEVAKAVGSNPLYQALVRYGVTTYRITYKTKDTDGKEIQASGALVIPTLAQGASGVPMISYQHGTLSSESQAPSNFGSGTDSQLTTLMASLGYVAVAPDYIGYGASKDLAHTYEHRQGLSQASLDFLRAAKEYFAKNNTTAWDKRLYLTGYSEGGYATMSLLKKIEEEASGEFTLRAVSVGSGAYNKTAFMKSIINETTTTKTAGYNRLYAWVLLTYNRIYGLNRPASYYFKEPYASQIPATVKHVSDLGQLTINTNITNTFTDAFKKAVNDGTETGFLNAVKDNDVYDWKPKTPLWLYHGTADDLVPFFNSQSAAEAMAARGATTVRLFPIPNANHEGGVVGYASGTISLLSTFP